The following proteins come from a genomic window of Miscanthus floridulus cultivar M001 chromosome 2, ASM1932011v1, whole genome shotgun sequence:
- the LOC136536325 gene encoding F-box protein At5g65850-like yields the protein MERHHESEHSREIPLEILQDNMLRLPIKDVVRSSCVCKLWRRIIRDPSFGKLHATDHALASSESEVFLVSVNREPSRRDEASFFNLSSDVAMCHVAIPSGYNLANICNGFLCFTLDDYDQVPVVVCKPVTGETLVLRP from the coding sequence ATGGAACGCCATCACGAATCTGAGCACAGCAGGGAAATTCCTCTCGAGATCCTACAGGACAACATGCTGAGGCTGCCGATCAAGGACGTTGTCCGGTCATCCTGCGTCTGCAAGCTATGGCGCCGCATCATCAGAGACCCCTCCTTCGGCAAGCTCCACGCCACCGATCATGCCCTCGCATCCTCTGAGTCGGAGGTCTTTCTCGTCTCAGTAAACCGGGAGCCCAGCAGGCGCGACGAGGCCAGCTTCTTCAACCTTTCGTCCGACGTGGCCATGTGCCATGTCGCCATCCCCAGCGGGTACAACCTCGCCAACATCTGCAACGGCTTCCTCTGCTTCACGCTCGACGACTACGATCAAGTGCCGGTGGTCGTGTGCAAACCCGTCACCGGCGAGACGCTGGTGTTAAGACCCTAG